In Agromyces sp. G08B096, a genomic segment contains:
- a CDS encoding SDR family NAD(P)-dependent oxidoreductase produces the protein MPERSVAGRTVLIAGATSTSGRTVARALLEAGARVVAVGSDQGRIETLEQELPGVLGEVADLTDGDDVLELAMRVHAGVGAVDGVVHLVGGWRGGGGIAGQTNEDYDVLARSFTALRYLSRAFFDDLVRSPAGRIAIVSSTTVERPTAGSANYTAVKAASESWMRSVADGFARADAPAAAVTYRVRSLAGLEGDLAAAVVALWETDAADLNGSVTTLTA, from the coding sequence ATGCCTGAGCGCTCGGTCGCCGGCCGGACGGTGCTCATCGCGGGAGCGACGAGCACGTCCGGCCGCACCGTCGCGCGCGCCCTCCTCGAGGCGGGCGCGCGCGTGGTCGCCGTGGGCAGCGACCAGGGCCGCATCGAGACGCTCGAGCAGGAACTGCCCGGCGTGCTGGGCGAGGTGGCCGACCTCACCGACGGCGACGACGTGCTGGAGCTCGCCATGCGCGTGCACGCGGGCGTCGGCGCCGTCGACGGTGTCGTGCACCTCGTCGGCGGATGGCGGGGCGGGGGCGGCATCGCCGGGCAGACGAACGAGGACTACGACGTCCTCGCGCGCTCGTTCACCGCGCTGCGGTACCTCAGCCGCGCGTTCTTCGACGACCTCGTGCGTTCGCCGGCGGGCCGCATCGCCATCGTCTCCTCGACGACGGTCGAACGGCCGACGGCCGGCAGCGCCAACTACACGGCCGTGAAGGCGGCGAGCGAGTCGTGGATGCGATCGGTCGCCGACGGCTTCGCGAGAGCGGATGCCCCGGCCGCGGCCGTGACCTACCGCGTGCGCTCGCTCGCGGGGCTCGAAGGCGATCTGGCTGCCGCGGTGGTCGCCCTGTGGGAGACGGATGCCGCGGACCTCAACGGGTCGGTGACGACGCTCACCGCGTGA
- a CDS encoding DUF6421 family protein → MSQTTMETIVGEPEVLEDVTAETIALAHGVESDPAWLRLKESATRFQALQVKDGSVPEASDHDEASSLVDAIVDSVAALAPRFPHEAAYLTALQADFRKWQAEGFGVPDFLDSLIEFQPQQHRIDGIRHLVVFPMVTQNGSPDRHVEALVVETIWPEFIAHLEAGDYGNKLFVSLRLVDFTPGYDTNSAVLFPETVAMREIPPFTWGAIFQDREAARYRRVVRAASEITKLELPEDAARLLDDQELAERTFVMWDIIHDRTHMRGDLPFDPFMIKQRMPFFLYSLEELRCDLTAFRESVKIQRSLDARLAAGEELTEVEDQMRTTGKLVQYAVIFDRIFRFAITGSRVRNYDGLGGQLLFAWLHRKHVLEWRDVELSFDWDAVADAVVELGDAIDQLYWESIDRPKTVHWLKAYELVSSVVTPNPASVWAEGLPREVLAGPPKGYTDLVMDDEFPLSMFYEALDKKMKPVIESTVGITAKTDA, encoded by the coding sequence ATGTCACAGACCACCATGGAGACGATCGTTGGCGAACCCGAGGTCCTCGAGGACGTCACGGCGGAGACCATCGCCCTCGCCCACGGCGTCGAGTCCGACCCGGCCTGGCTGCGGCTGAAGGAGTCGGCGACCCGGTTCCAGGCGCTGCAGGTGAAAGACGGCTCGGTGCCCGAGGCATCCGACCACGACGAGGCATCCTCGCTCGTCGACGCGATCGTCGACTCGGTGGCGGCGCTCGCGCCCCGCTTCCCGCATGAGGCGGCCTATCTCACCGCGCTGCAGGCCGACTTCCGGAAGTGGCAGGCCGAGGGCTTCGGCGTGCCCGACTTCCTCGACTCGCTCATTGAGTTCCAGCCGCAGCAGCACCGCATCGACGGCATCCGCCACCTCGTCGTCTTCCCGATGGTCACCCAGAACGGCTCGCCCGACCGGCACGTCGAGGCGCTCGTCGTCGAGACGATCTGGCCGGAGTTCATCGCCCACCTCGAGGCCGGCGACTACGGCAACAAGCTCTTCGTGAGCCTCCGCCTCGTCGACTTCACCCCGGGCTACGACACGAACTCGGCGGTGCTCTTCCCCGAGACCGTCGCGATGCGCGAGATCCCGCCGTTCACGTGGGGCGCCATCTTCCAGGACCGCGAGGCCGCACGGTACCGCCGGGTCGTGCGCGCGGCATCCGAGATCACGAAGCTCGAGCTGCCGGAGGACGCGGCGCGCCTGCTCGACGACCAGGAGCTCGCCGAGCGCACCTTCGTGATGTGGGACATCATCCACGACCGCACCCACATGCGCGGCGACCTGCCGTTCGACCCGTTCATGATCAAGCAGCGCATGCCGTTCTTCCTCTACTCCCTCGAGGAACTGCGGTGCGACCTCACCGCGTTCCGCGAGTCGGTGAAGATCCAGCGCAGCCTCGACGCGCGCCTCGCCGCCGGCGAGGAGCTGACCGAGGTCGAGGACCAGATGCGCACGACCGGCAAGCTCGTGCAGTACGCCGTGATCTTCGACCGCATCTTCCGCTTCGCGATCACCGGCTCGCGCGTCCGCAACTACGACGGGCTCGGCGGGCAGCTGCTGTTCGCGTGGCTGCACCGCAAGCACGTGCTCGAGTGGCGCGACGTCGAGCTCAGCTTCGACTGGGACGCCGTCGCCGATGCCGTCGTGGAGCTCGGCGACGCGATCGACCAGCTCTACTGGGAGTCGATCGACCGCCCGAAGACGGTGCACTGGCTGAAGGCGTACGAGCTCGTCTCGTCGGTCGTCACGCCGAACCCCGCCTCGGTGTGGGCCGAGGGGCTGCCCCGCGAGGTCCTCGCCGGCCCGCCGAAGGGGTACACCGACCTCGTCATGGACGACGAGTTCCCGCTGTCGATGTTCTACGAGGCCCTCGACAAGAAGATGAAGCCCGTCATCGAGTCCACGGTCGGCATCACGGCGAAGACGGATGCCTGA
- a CDS encoding ABC transporter permease, whose product MTTHVLSDTRVLTGRSLTHILRSPDTIITTAVTPIALMLLFVYVLGGAINTGTDESYINYMLPGILLITIASGIAYTAYRLFLDMQGGIFERFQSMPIARSSVLWAHVLTSLVSNLISVAIVIGVALLMGFRTGASFGAWLAVAGILILFTLALTWLAVIAGLSAKTVDGASAFSYPLIFLPFISSAFVPTDSMPGPVAWFAENQPVTSIVNTLRDLFAQQPVGSDIWIALAWLVGILVVAYGFAIAAYRKKLS is encoded by the coding sequence ATGACCACGCACGTCCTGAGCGACACCCGCGTCCTGACGGGCCGCTCGCTGACCCACATCCTCCGCAGCCCCGACACCATCATCACCACCGCGGTCACCCCGATCGCGCTGATGCTGCTGTTCGTGTACGTCCTCGGCGGCGCCATCAACACCGGCACCGACGAGTCGTACATCAACTACATGCTCCCGGGCATCCTGCTGATCACGATCGCGTCGGGCATCGCCTACACGGCGTACCGGCTGTTCCTCGACATGCAGGGCGGCATCTTCGAGCGGTTCCAGTCCATGCCGATCGCGAGGTCGAGCGTGCTCTGGGCGCACGTGCTCACGTCGCTCGTGTCGAACCTCATCTCGGTCGCGATCGTCATCGGCGTCGCGCTGCTGATGGGGTTCCGCACCGGCGCCTCGTTCGGGGCCTGGCTCGCGGTCGCGGGCATCCTGATCTTGTTCACCCTCGCCCTCACCTGGCTCGCGGTCATCGCGGGGCTGTCGGCGAAGACCGTCGACGGCGCGAGCGCGTTCAGCTACCCGCTGATCTTCCTGCCGTTCATCAGCTCGGCGTTCGTTCCGACCGACTCGATGCCCGGCCCGGTGGCGTGGTTCGCCGAGAACCAGCCGGTGACCTCGATCGTGAACACGCTCCGCGACCTGTTCGCGCAGCAGCCCGTGGGCAGCGACATCTGGATCGCGCTCGCCTGGCTCGTCGGCATCCTCGTGGTGGCGTACGGCTTCGCGATCGCGGCCTACCGCAAGAAGCTCAGTTGA
- a CDS encoding ATP-binding cassette domain-containing protein, with protein sequence MSTASTTSPQPAIRVQGIKKSFKDLQVLRGVDFDVARGSIFALLGSNGAGKTTLVRILTTLLKADAGTATVHGFDVAAKANDVRQSISLTGQFAAVDEVLTGRENLVLVAKLRHLKNPGAVADDLLARFSLTEAGGRRAGTYSGGMRRRLDIAMSLIGNPPIIFLDEPTTGLDPQARIEVWDTVKELAQSGTTVLLTTQYLDEAEQLADRIAILHKGTIIQNGTLAELKRLLPAAQVEYVEKQPTLEEVFLTLVGDTGETDTAAGAAEPARKDS encoded by the coding sequence ATGAGCACCGCATCCACCACGTCCCCGCAGCCCGCCATCCGGGTGCAGGGCATCAAGAAGTCGTTCAAAGACCTGCAGGTCCTCCGTGGCGTCGACTTCGACGTCGCCCGGGGCAGCATCTTCGCCCTGCTCGGCTCGAACGGCGCCGGCAAGACGACCCTGGTCCGCATCCTCACGACGCTGCTGAAGGCCGACGCCGGCACCGCCACGGTGCACGGGTTCGACGTCGCGGCCAAGGCCAACGACGTCCGCCAGTCGATCAGCCTCACCGGGCAGTTCGCCGCGGTCGACGAGGTGCTCACCGGCCGTGAGAACCTCGTGCTGGTCGCCAAGCTCCGCCACCTGAAGAACCCGGGTGCCGTGGCCGACGACCTGCTCGCCCGATTCTCGCTCACCGAGGCCGGCGGACGCCGGGCCGGCACGTACTCCGGCGGGATGCGCCGCCGGCTCGACATCGCGATGAGCCTGATCGGCAACCCGCCGATCATCTTCCTCGACGAGCCGACGACCGGCCTCGACCCGCAGGCCCGTATCGAGGTGTGGGACACGGTGAAGGAACTCGCCCAGAGCGGCACGACCGTGCTGCTCACCACGCAGTACCTCGACGAGGCCGAGCAGCTCGCCGACCGCATCGCAATCCTGCACAAGGGCACCATCATCCAGAACGGCACCCTCGCCGAGCTCAAGCGACTGCTCCCGGCCGCCCAGGTCGAATACGTCGAGAAGCAGCCCACCCTCGAAGAGGTCTTCCTCACCCTCGTCGGCGACACCGGCGAGACCGACACCGCAGCCGGCGCCGCCGAGCCCGCACGAAAGGACTCCTGA
- a CDS encoding DUF1048 domain-containing protein, translated as MAGKWYELITGSLDDKKAYRRYKARIAALPEPYGTAAKAFERYLMYNGGITDGDPGVMITMLNDFADLWERAAVDQTPVADIVGDDPVEFAEAFAAAYAGKRWIDKERARLTDTIQNLDRKDEQ; from the coding sequence ATGGCCGGCAAATGGTACGAGCTGATCACCGGATCGCTCGACGACAAGAAGGCGTACCGCCGGTACAAGGCCCGCATCGCGGCCCTGCCCGAGCCCTACGGCACCGCCGCGAAGGCCTTCGAGCGCTACCTCATGTACAACGGCGGCATCACCGACGGCGACCCCGGCGTGATGATCACGATGCTGAACGACTTCGCCGATCTCTGGGAGCGCGCCGCCGTCGACCAGACCCCCGTCGCCGACATCGTCGGTGACGACCCGGTCGAGTTCGCCGAGGCATTCGCCGCGGCCTACGCCGGCAAGCGCTGGATCGACAAGGAGCGCGCCCGCCTCACCGACACCATCCAGAACCTCGACCGGAAGGACGAACAATGA
- a CDS encoding PadR family transcriptional regulator has product MGKQMTEMLKGTLEGIVLALIAGQPAYGYEITARLREQGFSEIAEGTVYALLVRIEQRGLVDVEKVPSEKGPPRKVYTLNARGAEVLDEFWGTWSFLAERIEQLHHRIDDAQEAGE; this is encoded by the coding sequence ATGGGCAAGCAGATGACCGAGATGCTGAAGGGCACGCTCGAGGGCATCGTCCTCGCGCTCATCGCCGGGCAACCGGCGTACGGCTACGAGATCACGGCGCGGCTGCGCGAGCAGGGCTTCTCCGAGATCGCCGAGGGCACCGTGTACGCCCTGCTCGTCCGCATCGAGCAGCGGGGTCTCGTCGACGTCGAGAAGGTCCCGTCCGAGAAGGGCCCGCCCCGCAAGGTCTACACGCTCAACGCTCGAGGCGCGGAAGTCCTCGACGAGTTCTGGGGGACGTGGAGCTTCCTCGCCGAACGCATCGAACAGCTCCACCACCGAATCGACGACGCACAGGAAGCAGGGGAATGA